The Pongo pygmaeus isolate AG05252 chromosome 18, NHGRI_mPonPyg2-v2.0_pri, whole genome shotgun sequence DNA window AGGCGGTGCCCTCCCTTCCGCCCTCATCCGAGGCCGGGCCTCTACGTCTGAAAGGCGGACCGCCCTGCACCCTCCAAGCCTGCACCTCTTAGTCCGGCACCAGGAAGAGTGGCTCTAAGAGGGAGAGGAGCCCAGGGACTGACCCAAGGTGAGCTGAGGGGTGCAGGAGGCCCCTGCAGATGGAGGATGTGGGGGACAGAGAGGTGTGAAGAGACAAACAAGAGATAGAGACAGGCCAGAGCCTGGGCAAAGCTGGGGAGCCCGGGAGGGGTGCAGAGGCGCCTCCAGAGGCCCGGCCTGGCCCGGCAGCAGATTCCATGGAGCCTATGAGAGCAAGATCAGGTCCAAGGAGAATGGTGAGGGGCGAAGGAGCCTCAAGGGGCCAGCGGAGGTGCTGGCGGGAGGCAGTAGGGGAGACACACACAGGGGAGCCAGTGGGAGGGGAGGCTCTCATTTCTTCACCCGCCACTTCCTCTCTAGGTCTGAGCAAGACTTGAGGGGGCCGAGTGGGGAGGAAAGAAGCCCTTGAGACCTTTCTTGTCTGAGGCACCCTGGGGTCTGAGAGGGAAATGGGGCTTCTGGAAAGGCCTGGAGAGCCAGGCAGGAGGGCCTGGCTGTGCCCCGAGGTAGGCTGCCTGTCTTCCCACCCCACCTGGCTCATGCTTACCCTTTCTGGTCCCCCTTGCTTCTCTGTGTCTCcagaatgttctttttcttttttcagaaagggtcttgctctatcgcccaggctggaggacagtggcgcaatctgggctcactgcagctttgaactcctgggctcaagtaatcctcccacctcagcttcctgtgtagctgggactacaggtgtgaaccaccacgcccagctagtttttaaattatttatagagatgaggtttcactgtgtgtccaggctggttttgaactcctgggctcaagcaatcctcccgcctagacctctcaaagtgctgggattccaggcatgagcccccatgcccagcccctctccCAGGCTTTCCTGGACACCTGCTGCCTCTCTCTCATCTTGGTTGTGCCCCCTCTGCCTCATTTACTTCCTCTTCTCACCCCTGTGTCTCTCAGATGCCGTTGACTCCAGAGCCGCCCTCTGGGCGCATGGAGGGGCCCCCCGCATGGGAGGCAGCCCCATGGCCCTCACTGCCCTGTGGGCCCTGCATTCCCATCATGCTGGTCCTGGCCACCCTGGCTGCGCTCTTCATCCTCACCACCGCTGTGTTGGCTGAATGCCTGTTCCGCCGCACTCTCCGCCCAGACCCCAGCCACCGTGCACCCACCCTGGTGTGGCGCCCAGGAGGAGAGCTGTGGATTGAGCCCATGGGCACCCCCCGAGAGCGCTCTGAGGACTGGTACGGGTCTGCGGTACCCCTGCTGACAGACCGGGCCCCTGAGCCTCCCACCCAGGTGGGCACTTTGGAGGCCCGAGCAACCGCCCCACCTGCCTCCTTAGCCCCAAATTCTGCCCCCAGCAACTTGGGCCCCCAGACCCTACTGGAGGTCCCAGCCCGGAGCACCTTCTGGGGGCCCCAGCCCTGGGAGGGGAGGCCCCTCGCCACAGGCCTGGTGAGCTGGGCTGAACCCGAGCAGAGGCCAGAGGCCAGCGTCCAGTTTGGGAGCCCCCAGGCCAGGAGGCAGCGACCAGGGAGCCCAGATCCTGAGTGGGGCCTCCAGCCACGGGTCACCTTGGAGCAGATCTCAGCTTTCTGGAAGCGTGAAGGCCGGACCAGTGTGGGGTTCTGAATCCCCACGGTTCCCCAGAGACCCCCGAGGAAGGCCTTGCCTCAGTGGGATGGGGGACCCCAGGATCCAGCATTAGGATTGAGACTGCCCCAGGGAAGATGCCCTTCCCAGGCCCTTTCCACCTGGGGTCCCCCTCCCCGGGTCTGGATGGTGGCCAGGCTGTGTGGACTAGGGGAAGCCCAGCAGTGCCTCTGCTCAGCTACCTGGGCTGTGGCTCAGAGACCTGGGGGTGGAGCCAACACCAGGCCAGAAGCCTTCAAGATCGCATCCAGATGAAGAACCCAAGGTACCAGATAGTCAGGAAATGGCATCGACCAGCCACCTCTACCTTCTTTCAGTGTTTACCGAAACCACCAATACCAAAGAGAAAGGGTCCCGCGGTGCTGAACAGCCTCGGTGTGGTGATGACGGCTGGCAGGAGATGACAGGAATCCAGTTTCCCAGAGCCACAAATCCTGTTCTCCTTGGCCACTCACCCACTGTGAGGTCCTCTAGGAAAATACACAAAGAGAGGACCAGACCAGGCAGAGGAGCATTTTGTTTCAAATGAACTGTGGCTTTGACCCCCAAACTTCAAGGAGGAACTTGCTGGGCCAAGCTGGAGCGGCGCTGTCTTGCTGGAGTGGGGACCTAGAGTCAGAGAAAACCCACAGGCTCCTCTGCCCATTCTCCTCCATCTGCACACGTCTCAGCCTCGGACCCTCACCACTCCATGGTGAGGAAGGCCATGGCCAGGGGAAACTGAGTTTCATCCAATGTGGAGAGGAGCGTTGTCCCAGAGCAGGGCAGCTCCCAAACTGTGCCCTCTGATCATCGTCCCTTCCAGCTTGCTGGAGTGTCCAGAGAGACAGATTTGCCACAAGCTAGGCTTACTTATAATGCTCCACCCCACAGAAATGGGACCCCAAGTACCTGATCTTCCCTTTAGGAGAGGCAGGTGGGTTAGCAGCAGATGTAGTTTCCATTTCCCTGGGGGTCTAATTTTCcaaacttcatctttttttttttttttttttttttttgagacagaatctcagctctgtcacccaggctggagtgcagtggcacaatctcaactcactgcagcctcaaactcctaggctcaagcgatcctcccacctcaacctctagaatagctgggactacaggtgcataccaccccgcccagctaatttttgtatttttttgtagagatagggtctcaccatacTGCCTGGGCAGGTTtccaattcctaggctcaagtgatccagcagccttagcctcccaaaatgctaggattacaggcatgagcactgcaccaggccacttttttttgtttttgaaacagggtctcactctgttgcccaggctagagtacagtggcacaatctcagctcactgcagccttgaactcctgggcttaagtgatcctcccacctcagtctccccagtaggtgtaactacaggcatgtaccaccacacctggctatttttttttttttagagacagggtcttgctgtgttgcccaggctggtcttgaattcctgggctcaagagagccaATCATCCCCatctcccagagtgttgggattacagccatgagccaccatgcccggccaaactTCAGCCTTGAATATTAGTAATTTTGCCATATTGGTTTACCACCTGTActattatttgctttatatttttctttaaattggctCATTATTCACTTAATAAAATTATTGCAACAGGAATCTTTTGTATCACTTCTGTAAATGGAAAACCAGTCTCATTTGCCATCAAGAGAAggtaaaacatgaaaataaatacaagtaaACAAAATTGTTAAGATCTAAATTCTGTTTCCTGCTGGAAGCATTGACCTAAAACTctgctttttgttcttgttgttgtttttgagacagagtctcgctctgttgcccaggctgcagtgtgatggcgtgatctcggctcactgcaacctctgcctcccgggttcaagcaattctcctgcctcagcttcccgagtagctgggattacaggtgcctgccaccatgcctggctaatttttgtatttttagtagagacagggttttaccatgctggccaggctggtctcgaactcctgacctcgtgatctgcccgcctcagcctcccaaagtgctgggattacaggcgtgagccaccgcgcccggcactgCTCTTTGTTAACAAGAAAAGGGAATGTTGACCTGCAAGTCAGAAAGTGTTAGATACTCTAGCACCACAATGAGACCTTCTGGAAGTGCCAAGGCAGACAGACAGCCCCGCACAGGGGGCGGGATGCTGTGTTGTTTAATGCCGTCCACGAAGTTCACCCACAGCCAGGAAACACTCGCTTCTTCCTGCACAGCGGGCTAAGGAGCACTTAGAGCCTCTCATTCAATCCCTTGACCTCCCCTCTGATTTTTGGGATGTTGGAAGTTGACAGAGCAGCCAGAAACCCCAGGCAGAGGGACCGAGAGCCTAGTCCAGCCTCTTCTCCCAGGTGTACTCACTGGCCAGCATCCTAAGCACTGTTTCTGAGCTGGGCACTGGGAGGGGAGGAATCAGACCTgggccctgccctcaaggagctcacaatcTCTCTAGCGGCAGAGTAGGGAACAAAGGTAGGGGTGAGCTAAGATATGGACACAAAACTGACACCAGGTAGAGACCAGGGCCCTGTCCCATCTCTATCACTCATAAGCTGGGTAACGACATTCCTTATCATCACCATCAGTTGACAGCCCTGGGTTGTGAGGACTCTGCCCACGAGGAGTGAACAGACCTCAGAGAAATAGAAGATAGAGGCAGGTGTTAGAGAAACAGAAGACAGAGGCAGGTGTTCAGAGGTTAGATGCTTCCATGCCATGGGCTCAGGAAAGGCACTGCAGTGTGGAAGAAATACAGGGACAAGGCCCCGGTTCATGATCTGGCTCCATCACCTTATTCACTTAGAGACTTCAGAAAACAGAGTTTTGTATTATGGGGCCTCATGTGCTTTTTTCATGTACAAAAAGACAGCTGAAATTTGAACAAAATGTTCTATTGGGACTTTTCTAGCTGTGACATTTGAGAATGAGtgaagggggccagcccctccacacctgtggctATTTCTTGTCAGGTGggacaagagactgagaaaagaaataagacacagagacaaagtatagagagagaacagtgggcccaggggaccagtgCTCAGCATACGGCAGACCGGTGccggcactggtctctgagttcccttagtatttattgatcactatctcTACTATCTCGGTGAGGCAGATATGGCAGGACTATAGGGTAAttgtggggagagggtcagcaggaaaacatgtgagcaaaggtctctgtgtcataaataagtttaaggaaaggtgcTGTGCCTCGATGTGCACATAGGTCAGATTTATGTTTGACTACACAAACATCTCAGAGcagtaaagagcagtattgccgccagcatgtctcacctccagccataaggcgcttttctcctatctcagtaaatagaatgTACGATTGGGCcttacaccgagacattccattcccagggatgagcaggagacagatgccttcctcttacctcaactgcaaagagaccttcctctttcactaatcctcctcagcacagagcCTTTacggtgtcgggctgggggacggtgaGGTCTTTCCCTTCTCacaaggccatatctcaggctgtctcagtggggagaaaccttggacaatacccaggctttcttgggcagaggtccctgcggccttccgcagtgcaTGCTGTCCCTGGGTACTCGATAATGcagaatggcaatgacttttaccaGGCATATTGCCTGCAAACACATTTTTagcaaggcacatcctgcacagccctaaatccattaaaccttcaGTCAACACAGTACATGTTTCTGCGAGCACAGGGTTGGGACTAGGGTTACCGattaacagcatcccaaggcagaatttttcttagtacagaacaaaatggagtttcttatgtcttcttcTTTCTACAGAGACACAGTAACAGTcagatctctctttctttcccctacAATGAGTAAAATGAaagatggttggatggatggatggatagatggatggatggatggatggatgaataaatggatggatggatagatggacagacggacggatggatggatggatggatgggagaatGGATAGGTGAAGAGAATGGATGTGTGGATGAGTGGATGTATAGATAAATGGATGCATTGATACATGGATTTGTGCATGCGATCTTCCTGAGGCAGAGTCTAACTTGCTGTCTGCAGTCATCTTTATATTTCCAGACCCAGAACATGGTCTAAAACATAATAGGAGCCCAATGAACGGGGAATGAATAAGTTCATAGATTAACAGACGCATTcattttactctttcttctttttattttaaacctcTCCTGCTCACTTTTTTTTAGACGCATTCATTGACTGGAATCCCACTCATTTTTTAACACTATCTTGTTTCTTTCTCATATTGATGTCTTCTTTTATATCTTTAGAAATTTAAACCACACTTGCTGTATGGTTCTTTACCAAATAATGCTATTCTCTGGAGTTCTGGAGTTGGAGCTAATCCTGCTATATGCTGTGTCTGCTTACTGTGATTCATGAAGATTGTTTCCTcttatgttttgtaattttcagctgTGAATTCAACTTCAGCAGGGTGTTATCAGTGGGAACGCACATGCCCACCAAGATTCAAAGAGGTTTCATATCTGCTTCTGCCAAGAGCTCTTCATGGGTGTTACCAACCCTGgtctacattattattattattattatttattattattttgagacagagtcttgctctgttgcacaggccggagtgcagtggtgcgatctcagctcactgcaacctccacctcccggggtcaagcaattctcctgcctcagcctcccgagtagctaggattacaggctcccaccaacatgcccagctaatttttgtatttttagtaggtacgtagtttcaccatgttggccaggctggtcttgaaatcctcacctcaggtgatcctcccgcctcagcctcccaaagtgctgggattataggcacgagctactgcacctggcctggactaTATTATTTGTTGACATTTGGGCTTCCCAGACCATGCAGATGATGTAAACTTGAACCCCAAGTCCAAGTGAGGCCAAGCCTTTGCTTATGAATTCTCAAAAGGGACGATTTATTGTCACCAAATCTCAGAGTGAAACAGACAAGGTCCTTTTATGCTCCCTGAACTGGAGGCAGATTTTTTTCCTAGTTTACTCTTTCACCGAGGATGTCACCCCTTAAGGGTACAAGCTTTCTATCAGTGTCTATGTTTTCAGTTCCCCAGACAAGGCCTCTTCTCCAATCTCTAGGTAGGTGTAAAGCCCTAGGCCCTTCAATGCCAAGATCACAGCCACCCAGCAGGTTGCACAGCTCTAGTGTTCAATTTCCTCTTCATGCTTCGTggggatttccctttctttcttgcaACTAAGCTGCACGTTTTAAAGgatgtttgtttggttttatgCAGCGCTTCTAGATGCCTAGTGGTGAGGACATGCTTGTCAGGTTATTCCATTCACAATATCACCCAAAAGGCTATTTCCCCATATAAATAAGTTGACATCTCTCCCACCTTAAAACAACCAGCCAaccaacaactttttttttttttttttttttctgagatagggtctcactctgtcacccaggctggagtgcagtggtgcagtcacggctcactgcagcctcaacctcctgggctcaagccatctttctgccttggcctcccaagtacctggggttATAGGCACATGCTGCCAGATCTAGCTAGTATTTTGACTTTTGTAGgcatagggtctcactatgttgcccaggctggtctcgaactcctagccttaagtgatcctccctcctcggcctcccaaagtgctcagattacaggggtaagccatgTCCAGCTCCAACAACTCATTCTCTACCCCTCACACACAGCACGACCTCTCACCTCCTTCACAGCCAAACGTCTGGGAAGAGCTGTCTGTCCTAGCAGTCTACGCTTTCTCATCTTCCCCTCCCTCTGCAACTGGTTGCAGGCTTGCATGGGCTTCCAGCACTCTACAGAAATGACTGCCATCAAAATCATGACCTGCTGTTTTAATCAAAGGACACTTCCAAGCCTCCTGCAGACAGCACTGGACACTTCTGGAAATGTTCTCTCCCCATGGCTCTGTGGCTTTACACACACCTGCTTTCCCTCCTCGCTCCCCAGCCGTCCTCTCTGACTCTCTTTGCTGGCGGCATGCCTTCTCAAAGGTCAGTCCTGGGCTGCTTTTCCCCTCCCTCTGCATTCCTTCTGGGAAATTTCACCCAGGCCCAAGGCTCCAAttgctatctctttttttttgagacggagtttcactcttgttgcccaagctggagtacaatggcatgatctcagttcactgcaacctccgcctcctgggctcaagcaattctcctgcctcagcctcccaagtatctgggattacaggcgcacaccaccatgtccagctatttttttttttttttttgagacggagtctcgcttttgtcgcccaagctggagtgcaatggcatgatctcagctcactgcaatcttcgcctcccaggtttgaccaattctcctgcctctgcctcccaaatagctgagattacaggcatccaccaccatgcccggctaattttcatatttttagtagagacggggtttcaccatgttggccagactggtcttcaactccggacctcaggtgatccgtccacctcatcctccctaagtgctgggattccaggcatgaaccaccgcgcccagcctaattttgtattttttttcactagagacggggttgcaccacgttggtcaggttggtcttgaactcctgagttcaagtgatccacccgcctcagcctcccaaagtgctgggatacaggcgtgagccaaccgcgcctggccccaattACTATCTCATACCCTGATGTTCCCCATGTTTCCATCTCCAACAGTGGCAGATGTGGTCCTTCTAGATCTATTCTCGCATTATTTTCAAGGAACAGCACtacctctgatatggtttggctgtatccccacccaaatctcatcttgaattgtagttcccataatccccacgtgtcgtaggaggcaattgaatcatgggggcagttacctccatgctgttctcgtgatagagttgtcacaagatctgatggctttataagaggCTTTTCCTCCTTTCGCTCAGCACTTTTCCTTGCTGCCGCCACATGAAGAAGGACGtttttgctttcccttctgccatgactgtataagtttcctgaggcctccccagccatgcttaattgtgagtcaattcaacctctttcctttataaattacccagtctcgggtatgtctttattgatagcatgagaatggattaatacaacctcttcttttttctttcttttttgagacagagtcttgctctgttgccaagacgtgtgcagtggtgcaatcacagctcactgcagccttgacctcctcaggttcaggtaatcctcccgcgtcagccttccaagtagctgggactacagacatgtgccacgacacttggctattttttgtatttcttgtagagatggggtcccactatgttggccaggctggtgttgagctcctgggctcaagtgatccacctgcctcagcctcccaaagtgctgggattccagccgTGTGCCATGCACATTGCCAGCACCATTCTTTTTAACTGGGCTTGTGGCCACCCAGAGGAAAAGCTGCATTTCCCAGACCCCTTTGTGGCTAAGGGCCTCCATGCGACTGGTTCTGGCCcctcttccccactcctctttctctctcctgctattTAGAATCCAGCGTGATGG harbors:
- the C18H16orf54 gene encoding transmembrane protein C16orf54 homolog, yielding MPLTPEPPSGRMEGPPAWEAAPWPSLPCGPCIPIMLVLATLAALFILTTAVLAECLFRRTLRPDPSHRAPTLVWRPGGELWIEPMGTPRERSEDWYGSAVPLLTDRAPEPPTQVGTLEARATAPPASLAPNSAPSNLGPQTLLEVPARSTFWGPQPWEGRPLATGLVSWAEPEQRPEASVQFGSPQARRQRPGSPDPEWGLQPRVTLEQISAFWKREGRTSVGF